The following nucleotide sequence is from Bacteroidota bacterium.
CCGTGCCCGCGATCTTCAATATTTTAAACTGGTTTCAGACTCTCTCTCAAAATATTATCCGAAACACAGGCACGTATTGGCCCTGAAGCGCAACTTCCAGTCGATGTACCAGAACTTTAAAATCGAACGATTACTCAGTACCTCCGAAGTGCAGGTTGCCAGTTTACCGGATATTACGCTACCCGGAACGGATGGAGGAAACAAATCGCTGCTGAATTCGGGAAAGAGATATGTGCTGCTGAATTTCTGGAACGAAAATGATCCGGTAAGCTTCCAGTGGTTCAAAGATTATCATAAGAGTTTTAAAAAATACAATAATTCTGGTTTTACCATTTACAATGTATATGCCGGTAGTAATACCTCGGCCTGGATCCGGGTAGTAAATTTTGAGGAAATTACCGACTGGTTGAACGTGGTAGACATCGAATTTCCCGATTCACCTGCACGCAGTGCCTATAACGTGCAAAATCTGCCTGCCAATTACCTCATTGATTTGAAAGAGAACACCATTTTAGCCAAAGATGTCGACCCTACTCAATTAAATATCCAGCTTCAGAAAATAATTGCCAATTAACAGACCTTAAGAAACTGCTTCGTTGAAAAAAATCTATTTCATTTCCGATCTGCATTTAGGACTCTACCCTGCTGCGAAAAGTCGCGAACGCGAAAAAAAAGTAGTACGCTTTTTAGACTCTATTCGACATGAAGTAGAAGAGCTCTACCTGGTAGGCGATATTTTCGATTTTTGGCACGAACATAAGAGAGTAGTGCCCAAAGGATTTGTCCGCTTTCTGGGCAAGCTGGCCGAGTTGTCCGATGCCGGTGTCAAAATCCACTATTTTTCGGGCAACCACGATGTATGGGTCTATGGCTATTTCACCGAAGAACTGAATATTGCAATTCACCATAAACCCATTGTGAAGGAATACAGCGGGAAAAAATTCTTTATCGGCCACGGCGATGGCCTCGGGCCCGGCGACCGGGCCTATAAATTGCTGAAATGGGGTTTTCGTAACCCTTTTCTGCAATGGTGCTTTGCGCGGCTCCATCCGAATTTTTCGATGTGGCTTGGCCTAAGCTGGTCAAAAAGGAGTCGGTATTCGAAAGGTATTCTTGCCGAAGCCTACAAGGGACCAAAAAAAGAATTTCTGTTGCGCTTTGTAGGGCAGGAATTGCAAAAAACTCGTTACGATTACTTTGTGTTTGGTCACCGGCATATCCCCTGGGATTTGCAAATTGGAAAAAGCAGAGTGATTAACCTGGGCGACTGGATTTACAGTTTTACCTATGCGGTTTTCGACGGAGATAGTCTGGAGCTCAAACAATTCGAAGGAGATGGGGCTAACATCCGCAGGCAAACGGAACCCTAAAGTTCTTTTAATTCTCTTACCGAACTGAAAGTTAAATGAAAGACCGTTCGGAGAAATACTAAAATGAGCAATCAACAGGATCAAAATAAAAAAATATGAATATCTTGTACCTGCTTATTGGTGTAAGCCTTCTGGCAGCATTAATATTTCTGGCATTATTTATTTGGGCTGTTCGCTCAGGCCAATACGACGATACCAAAACACCAGCCATCAGAACCCTTTTTGAGGATGATGAACCCGAGGCTGAAAAGGAAAAAGATGAACCAGTGATTTCGAAGGAATAAACTACATAACTGAGTAATGGAAGTACAAAAATTCAACTACGACAATGCCATTGTGCGCAATTTTGTATGGGCAACAATTATCTGGGGCGTGGTGGCCTTGCTTGTAGGATTGCTTGCAGCCCTGCAGCTGGCATTTCCGGTATTTAATTTCGACCTCGAGTACACTACTTTTGGCCGTGTCCGACCCTTGCATACCAATGCTGTAATCTTCGCTTTTATTGGCAATGCCATGTTTGCCGGTATCTATTATTCCCTGCAGCGTGTGCTGAAAGCCCGCCTTTTCAATGATTTTTTAAGCAAATTCCATTTCTGGGGATGGCAGTTGATTATCGTATCAGCTGCCCTGACCCTTCTCGCCGGGTTTACTACCGGAAAAGAATATGCCGAACTCGAATGGCCAATCGATATCATGATTGCACTGGTATGGGTGGCATTTGGTTGGAACATGATCGGAACCATTCTTACCCGAAGGGTTAAACATATTTATGTGGCGGTGTGGTGGTACCTGGCCACTTTTATTGGCGTAGCGGTGCTTCATATTGTGAATTCCATTGAGGTTCCAGCCGGCTTTTTAAAAAGTTATCCGATTTTTGCCGGTGCCCAGGATGCAGTGGTTCAATGGTGGTATGGTCATAACGCTGTCGCTTTTTTTCTTACTACCCCCTGGTTGGGTCTGATGTATTATTACCTGCCGAAATCGGCCAACCGACCGGTTTATTCCTACCAGCTTTCGATCATTCACTTCTGGACCCTTATATTTCTTTACATGTGGTCCGGGCCTCATCATCTTTTATACCAGGCACTGCCCGACTGGGTGCAGGCCTTAGGAGTTACCTTTTCAATTATGCTCATTGCCCCTTCGTGGGGTGGCATGATCAATGGCTTGCTTACCTTACGCGGCGCCTGGGATAAGGTGCGCGACCGGGCCGATTTAAAATTTATGGTGATCGCCGTAACGGCCTATGGCATGTCAACTTTCGAAGGCCCCATGATGTCGCTAAAATCCGTAAATGCCATCAGTCACTTTTCTGACTGGACCATTGCCCACACCCATATTGCCGGGATGGGTTGGAATGGAGGGCTCATTTTTGGCATGTTCTATTGGCTTGTTCCTAAACTATTCCGTATCGAGCTGCATTCGAAAAAACTTGCCAATGTGCATTTTTGGATCGCCACCCTAGGTATTTTACTATTCGCCATTCCGCTCTACTGGTCTGGCATTACTCAATGGCTTATGCTTCGCGAATATACAGCGGATGGCATATTGGCTTACCCGAATTTTCTCGAAACTACCACCCGTATCCTGCCAATGTATGTATATCGAATAGTAGGTGGAACTCTCTATTTCACAGGAATTCTACTCTTTTTCTTTAACATAATAAAAACCGTTCGAAGTGGAAATTTGGCAGCCAACGAAGCCACAGAAGCTCCGGCATTGGTGAATCGCCAGACTCGCAGTGCTGCCGGTGAAACCATTCACCGTTGGCTTGAACGTAAAGGTGTGCGCTTTTCGATTCTGGTATTCCTTGCCTTGGCCATTGGCGGAGCTGTTGAGATCATTCCAATGCTGAAGGTTGAATCGAATATTCCAAAAATTGAATCAGTAACCCCCTACTCAGCCCTGGAACAAACCGGCCGCGACATTTATATTGCCAATGGCTGCTATAACTGCCATTCGCAACAAGTAAGGGCTCTTCGCTACGAAACCGATCGCTATGGCGAATACTCTAAGATTGGAGAGTTTGTTTACGATCATCCCTTCCAGTGGGGTTCGCGCCGCACAGGCCCGGACCTGGCAAGAGCAGGGTACGTTGGCAGCTCGACCTATAAAAATGCGGTGTGGCATTACAAGCACTTTTTAAATCCACAGGAAATAGCCCCTGGCACCATCATGCCTGCCTATCCATGGTTAGCCGACAAACAGGTAAACCTCGATAAACTACCGGCAAAAATAAAGGCTCTTCGTAGTGTTGGTGTTCCCTACCCCGAAAGTTATGAAAGAATCGCAGCAGAGGAATACCTCCAAGATGCCAGTAAAATAGTGAACGAATTAAAAGAAGCCGGTATTGAGGTTGAACCCACAAGCGAAGTGGTGGCTATGATAGCCTATATGCATAAGCTGGGACGCGATATCTCCCCGGCCGCCAATAAAAATTCGAAATAAGAATAAAAAAATAAGTCATGGGATTTGTAGGCGAGGTAATGGATAATGTAAAAGGAATTCAGCTTTATTATATAGCTGGATTGCTAATGTTTATGGCTCTTTTTATACTGATACTCATTCGTACTGTGCGAATTCCAAAAAACCAGCTGATTGAATACAAAACCTCAGTTATAGACCCTGAAGAGGCTGAACCATCTGATAAAATAAAATTTTAAAATACGGACTATGGCCGAAAGAAATAAAAAACCACGCTCTGCCGAAAAGGAACAAATCCCTGATACCCCATCTTCGCACCGTTACGACGACATCGAAGAACTCACCAATCCTTCGCCGAAATGGATTATCATTGTTTTTTATGTCACCATTGGCTTCTCCCTGCTTTATGCCATCCACTATTTTGGTTATCCGGGCAACAAACGCGACCAGTATAGTGAATACGAGCGCAAAGTAGCTGCTTTTGAAGAAAAGAAAAGTGACATGCAGTCAAGTGCCTCCGGTGCAGCAGAGATGAGCGAAGCCGAAATCCTTGCCGCAGGTGGTACCCTTTACACAGAAAAAGGTTGCCTGGCATGCCATGGATTAAATGGTGAGGGAAATGCCATTGGCCCAAATCTTACCGACCAATTCTGGCTGAATGGTTGCAGCATGGAAGAGGTAATAAAGATTATTTCTGAAGGTAAACCCGAAAAAGGAATGACTCCTTATAAAAGCATGATGTCTGAACAACAAATCAAACATCTTGCCCAGTATATTTTAACCTCGATGAGAGGTTCTAATCCTGCCAATGCCAGAGCAGCCCAAGGGGGTGAATGCGAATAAAGGCTTTGCTGTTCAGATTTTATAAATCCAGGTTTTTATTACCTTCCTGTACCGTGAACCCGGGTTATGCATTTTTCATTTATGCCAAAAAAAACAACTGAAGAATCATCCTTTCGCGATCGCCCCATCAACATCGATGCAAGTGGTAAGCGTAAGTGGGTATATGCCCGACAACCCAAAGGCAAGTGGTACATGCGACGCACATTGGTAGCCTGGATGGTGCTGGTTTTTTTAGCCATAGCTCCTTTTATCAGAATAAAAGGGCTCCCATTTATGAAATTCGATATCCCCCAGGGTGAATTTTACCTCTTTGGAAACTTACTCTATACCCAGGATACTTATTTGCTTGCTATCATTATGGCCATTGCGGTGGTGTCGGTGGTACTATTTACCGTAGCCTTTGGCAGACTATTTTGCGGTTGGCTTTGCCCGCAAAACATTTTTCTCGAAATGGTGTATCGCCGGATCGAATACCTGTTTATGGGTAACTACCGGAAAGGAAAACCAAAAGAACCAGGCAAATTTAAAAGGCTGGGCATGCACCTGAGTTTTATGCTCATCAGTGTGGTGTTCACCAATGTTTTTTTAATGTGGTTCATTGGGCCAGAGGGACTTGCAAGACTTATTCAGGAACCTGTCCAGGAAAATCTAAAAGGTTTTTCAATCATGCTGGGCATTTCAGCTTTCTATTATTGGATTTATTCAAACTTTCGCGAACAGGTATGCACCATGATTTGCCCCTACGGACGTATGCAAGGTGTGCTACTCGATTCGCAAAGCATTTCTGTTATCTACGATTACAAACGAGGAGAACCCCGTGGTGCTAAAAATGTGGGCGATTGCATAGATTGTAGTTCCTGCCTTGCTGTGTGCCCAACAGGCATTGACATAAGAAACGGAACCCAACTCGAATGCATCCATTGTACCGCTTGCATTGACGAATGCAACAGCGTGATGAAAAGGATACAAAAACCCTACAACCTGATTCGTTACGATTCGGTAAAGGGCATAGAAACTGGAAAACGTTCGGTATTCACCACCCGAACCCTAGCCTATGCCGGAGTACTTTTTGTCCTCTTTATTTTCCTGGCCTTTACAGTATCCAGGCGCACAAGCCTCGATGTAAGCCTTCTGCGAATGCCAGGTTCGCTCTATCAGCAACCCGATGAGCAGACGGTTATGAACCTATATAACCTCAAGCTCATCAACAAATCGGAAAACGCACGGAACATTGAAGTGAAGCTTTTATCGCCGGAAGGAATAGTGGAAGTAGCAGGAAAACCATTGCTTATTGAAAGCCGGGGGCATGTTGAGGCTGTATTGATGGTAAAAATAAACAAGGCCACAATAACCGGAAAGAATACCGACCTTCGTATTGGCTTTTTTGACAATCAGGAATTACTCGAAACCACAACCATTAATTTTATCGGACCAACAAAATAAAAAAATTATGAGACTAAACTGGGGCCGGGCCATTGTGATTTTCTTTGTGCTTTTTATCAGCCTGGCAATATTTTTTATCGTCTTCGCCTTACGCCAGAACAACGACCTGGTTACCGACGATTATTACGAACAGGGAGCCAATTACACCACGCAGATAAAAACCAATGCGCGGTCGGTGATCTATTCAGATAGCATCCAAACGGCCAGACTGGAGGAGTTTTTTCTTGTCTTTTTATCCCCTACACTTGTAAATCAAACCGATACACTGAAACTGCATTTTTATTATCCAAACGGTAAACAGCACGATTTCTCTGTGGCAATACCTAATCCGGACGATACACTGAAAGTGGCAACCAGAAGGCTCACTCCCGGAAGGTGTATTTTAAAAATTAATTGGACCATGAACCAACTGGAGTATTATGTCGAAAAACCAGTATTTATTGAATAAACCATGGAAATTCTCTTAGCAGGCCTGGCACTTGGACTCATGGGCAGCTTCCATTGCATTGGCATGTGCGGGCCAATTGCCCTGAGTATTCCACTGAAGGGAAATTCTCTGTTCTCGAAATTGAGTGGGAGCTTGCTCTACCACTTTGGTCGCACCTTAACCTACGGTATGCTGGGGGCCTTATTTGGTCTGATTGGCCAGGGTTTTCAAATGGCAGGGTTTCAGCAATGGATTGCCATTGCAATGGGAATTGTTATGATTCTATCGGTACTTATCCCCTCTGTATTTAAGGCTCTTGGCGGCAACAAAGCCCTCCCTTTTTCCGAAGTTGTTAGAAAAGGTTTAGGATATCTCTTTTCGCACCCTTCCTCCTTTTCGTTGTTATTTATTGGTATGCTCAACGGTCTTTTACCTTGTGGATTGGTATACCTGGCCATAGCCGGCGCCATTGGAACAGGCAGTACCCTTTATGGTATTGTTTTTATGCTGTTGTTTGGCCTGGGTACCATTCCCATGCTGGCCATGGTGAGTATGATGGGCAACTTCATGGGCCATGCCCTGAGGAACCGATTGAATAAAATAGTGCCCTATGTAGTGGTTATGATCGGTCTTTTATTTATCCTTCGGGGATTATCGCTGGGTATTCCATTTCTAAGTCCGCCGGCAGAAAAGCTGAATCCCGATATACACCAGCAACAGAATCAAACCCCTGAAACAGATTCGCTGGGTAGAAGATCCTGCTGCGGTTCAAACTAAAATAACTCCGTATGGTTTTGCCCTTTCAGATATAAGCCTTTATTTTGCAGGCATGAGTAAAATTTTATGCCTCGATACGGCTACCGATATTTGCAGTGTGGCATTGCTTGAAAATGACCAGTGTATAGCCTTTCGCGACTCGGTTAACGACCGCTCGCATGCCTCACAGCTGGCAGTTTATATCGATGAGTTATTAAAGGAATCGGCCCTGAAGGTATCGGATTTAGATGCCATAGCAGTGAGCATGGGCCCCGGATCGTACACCGGATTACGCATTGGAGTATCCACAGCAAAAGGTTTGTGCTATGGTGCCGGGAAACCATTTATTGCTGTTTCTACGCTTCAGAGTATGTGTTTTGGAATCGATCATCAGTTAGCACCGGATGTTTTATCGGACGAATTTTACTATTGCCCCATGCTCGATGCACGACGCATGGAAGTGTATACCGCTGTCTACAACCACGACCACCAGGAAATAAAATCGGTAAATGCTGAAATTATCGACGACGACTCCTTTGCAGACTTATTGGAGAAAAAAAAGATGCTTTTCTTCGGAAGTGGCGCTGAAAAAACAAAAGTACACCTCAGGCATCCGAATGCACTTTTTTACGACCATTTCAACCATTCGGCGCGCCATATGGCACCCCTGGCATACGCACGCTTCATTGATAATCATTTTGAGGATACTGCCTATTTCGAACCCTTCTACCTGAAAGATTTTATTGCCACCACACCAAAAAATAAAGTGCTGGGCTGAAAAGATCCGGAAAATGTACCCATATTTCGAACTAAAAGACAATCCTTGTTCGATTGGTTTTCGCTTATTCGATTTAACTGTTAATTTTGTAGCTTCATTTAAAAAACAATATGGCAACTACAGCAGACATCAGAAATGGATTGTGTATGTTGTTCAACAACGATTTGTATACCGTAGTTGAATTTCAGCACGTAAAACCCGGCAAAGGTCCGGCCTTTGTGCGCACAAAACTTAAAAACATTAAAACCGGAAAGGTTATCGATAACACCTTCTCGTCGGGACATAAAATTGATGTTCAGCGCGTTGAAAGGCGTCCCTACCAGTTTTTATACAGCGACGATATGGGATACAATTTCATGCACAACGAAACTTTCGAACAAATTACCATCGAAAAAAGCATGATCAATGCCCCTCAGTTTTTAAAAGAAGGCGACCAGGTAGAAATTGTATACCACGCCGATAACGATACCCCTCTCTTTGCTGAGTTGCTGGCTCATGTGGCCCTCGAAGTAACCTACACCGAACCAGGATTGCGCGGCGATACTGCCTCCTCTACTGCCCTGAAACCAGCAACCCTGGAAACAGGAGCCATTGTAAATGTGCCCCTTTTCGTAAACATGGGCGATAAAATAAAAGTGGACACCCGCGACGGCTCCTATGTTGAACGGGTAAAATAATGGAACTGCCAGGGTGCATCAATGCACCCATTAATTTGAACAATACGCATGAGTAAGAACGCTTCGAATAAACGGCTTGAGCAAACTACCTTTAAATTAAGGGCCCTGCTTAATATTACTCTTGCCATTAACGAAAATCTTACCCGCAACGAGTTGCTGCAGCGTTATGAAGATATGCTGCACCGCGATTTAAACATCGGTAAACTATTACTGTTTAAGCTTGAAGACACGTGGAAATGCATCCTGAACAAAGGTTACGACGATGCTTTTGTGGCGCAGATAGATGCAGAGAAAGACCTTTTACAATACGAAGAGATCTCGTTCGACTGGAGGAGTTCGGACCAAAAAGTGCAAGACACCTATGACATTGTAGTGCCAGTACAACACAAAGGGGTTCCTATTGCTTTTGTAATTATTGGCGATGTAGATGAAGATACGGAAGGGGTAAGCCCCATTATCAAACACCTGAACTTTATTCAGACTCTTTCGAACATTATTATTGTTGCCATCGAAAACATCAGGCTTTTTAACGAAAGCCTGCGCCAGGAGGCCATGCGTAAAGAGCTCGAGCTGGCCTCGAAGATGCAAAGCATGCTCATACCCGATGAACAGGCATTGCCCAAAGACAAACGTATCCACATTACGGCATATTACCATCCGCATTTCGAAGTCGGAGGCGATTATTACGATTACATCGAACTTAACCGCGATGAAATTGGTTTTTGTATTTCCGATGTGTCAGGCAAAGGAATCTCTGCGGCTCTGCTCATGTCGAATTTTCAGGCTAATCTTAGAGCCCTGTTTACGCATGAAATATCGCTGGCTGCCCTTATCGAAAAACTGAACGAAAGGGTGCTAAAAGCTGCCAACGGCGAAAAGTTTATCACCCTGTTTGTGGCCAAATACAACTTTAAAACCCGTGAGCTCGAATACGTCAATGCCGGGCATAACCAGCCTATACTTTACCGTATAGATATCAACCAGCTCTCTTTCCTCGACAAGGGCTGCGTGGGCATGGGTATGCTCGACGAAATACCTGTCATTCGCAAGGGGTCTATTACCATCGAAGGGCCGGCAAAGATACTTTGTTATACCGATGGTTTGGTGGAGATGATGGATGGAAAAGGGGTTTCTTTTGGTACCGGCGAAATTGAAGAATGCCTGATGAACAAAGAAACCATTAAACAAAACATAGAAGCGGTCATTAAAAAACAAGGCATTCTCGATGGAAGTACACGGATATTCGACGATATCAGCATCATGGGAATAGAACTTTATTAGGCCTCAGTTTCTGCTATCTTTTTTCTCTCCTGCTGTTTGGGCAAATAATACAAATCGAGCGATACAAATACCGCTATGTAACCCCAGAACAAAGAAGAGGCCTTATCGGTGTCGAGAAAGTTGTTGAGCAGGCCATGAAACAGGTAGGTGATAAAACCCAGTGTCACAGCCAGCACAAGTCCCTTTATTCTTTTCTTTTCAATTTTCCGGTAAACACTGAAAGCCGTTACCAGAGCCGCAACAATGATGAGCACAAATGAGATGGTGCCTAAAACCCCTGATTCGGCAAGAGGCCCGATATACTCGCTGTGAGCATTGCCTCCATCGCCAAAGTTGGTGCTGATACTGGTGCGTTGCGAGGAGTGCTGAAAAGGCGCATACTGAAACATATAAGTGCCGGGGCCCCAACCTAACACTGGCCTTTCTTTAAACATTCTAAATGCCGATGCCCACCTGTTGATACGCTCGAGGTTCGATTCGTCGGTAGCAATATTGGTAACCGACTGGAGGTGTTCGGCAAGGTTTTCCGACGATTCCTTTTCATTTCGCTCCATCATTTTGATTATCACCGGCTGGTTGAGATAGGCCACAAAAAGAGCAAACATTCCTGCCAACACGAGAAATTTAAACTTTATCCGAAGTTTAACCACTGTCCATACAAAAAGAGATACAAAAATGCTGATCCAGGCAGCACGGGTATAGGAAAATATCAGGGCAATAAAAAGTATGAGTCCCACTGCCGTAATGGATGCTTTGCGCAACAAGCTGCGGTTGCCAACCATATTAATTCCAATATAAGGAAAGAGTAGCATTGCTAACACAGCGCCATAAGAAGTGTGGTCGCGGTAAAAAGGGTTCATCACCCAGTGGGCTGCCTCGCGGTCTCTTAATCCAAAAATCCAATGCCTCGACCAGGCATACCCGATAACAATGAGCAAGGGCAATACATATGCCCAAAGCATGCGGTAAATGTTGCGTGTATCTTTAAATAAATAGATGGCAAGCAGGTAGAAGGTTGTAAGAAACCAGATGCGCGCAAGCACATATTTTAACGAAACCAATGGCATGCTGCTTGTTACCGTAGTAAACACCAACCAAAATAGATTAAACAGGATGGCCAGGCTCACTGGGTGGTTCAGCACACGCCTATCGAGAAAAGGTTGCTGCACACTTCTGTAAATTACAATAAG
It contains:
- the ccoN gene encoding cytochrome-c oxidase, cbb3-type subunit I, which codes for MEVQKFNYDNAIVRNFVWATIIWGVVALLVGLLAALQLAFPVFNFDLEYTTFGRVRPLHTNAVIFAFIGNAMFAGIYYSLQRVLKARLFNDFLSKFHFWGWQLIIVSAALTLLAGFTTGKEYAELEWPIDIMIALVWVAFGWNMIGTILTRRVKHIYVAVWWYLATFIGVAVLHIVNSIEVPAGFLKSYPIFAGAQDAVVQWWYGHNAVAFFLTTPWLGLMYYYLPKSANRPVYSYQLSIIHFWTLIFLYMWSGPHHLLYQALPDWVQALGVTFSIMLIAPSWGGMINGLLTLRGAWDKVRDRADLKFMVIAVTAYGMSTFEGPMMSLKSVNAISHFSDWTIAHTHIAGMGWNGGLIFGMFYWLVPKLFRIELHSKKLANVHFWIATLGILLFAIPLYWSGITQWLMLREYTADGILAYPNFLETTTRILPMYVYRIVGGTLYFTGILLFFFNIIKTVRSGNLAANEATEAPALVNRQTRSAAGETIHRWLERKGVRFSILVFLALAIGGAVEIIPMLKVESNIPKIESVTPYSALEQTGRDIYIANGCYNCHSQQVRALRYETDRYGEYSKIGEFVYDHPFQWGSRRTGPDLARAGYVGSSTYKNAVWHYKHFLNPQEIAPGTIMPAYPWLADKQVNLDKLPAKIKALRSVGVPYPESYERIAAEEYLQDASKIVNELKEAGIEVEPTSEVVAMIAYMHKLGRDISPAANKNSK
- a CDS encoding c-type cytochrome; amino-acid sequence: MAERNKKPRSAEKEQIPDTPSSHRYDDIEELTNPSPKWIIIVFYVTIGFSLLYAIHYFGYPGNKRDQYSEYERKVAAFEEKKSDMQSSASGAAEMSEAEILAAGGTLYTEKGCLACHGLNGEGNAIGPNLTDQFWLNGCSMEEVIKIISEGKPEKGMTPYKSMMSEQQIKHLAQYILTSMRGSNPANARAAQGGECE
- a CDS encoding SpoIIE family protein phosphatase, which produces MSKNASNKRLEQTTFKLRALLNITLAINENLTRNELLQRYEDMLHRDLNIGKLLLFKLEDTWKCILNKGYDDAFVAQIDAEKDLLQYEEISFDWRSSDQKVQDTYDIVVPVQHKGVPIAFVIIGDVDEDTEGVSPIIKHLNFIQTLSNIIIVAIENIRLFNESLRQEAMRKELELASKMQSMLIPDEQALPKDKRIHITAYYHPHFEVGGDYYDYIELNRDEIGFCISDVSGKGISAALLMSNFQANLRALFTHEISLAALIEKLNERVLKAANGEKFITLFVAKYNFKTRELEYVNAGHNQPILYRIDINQLSFLDKGCVGMGMLDEIPVIRKGSITIEGPAKILCYTDGLVEMMDGKGVSFGTGEIEECLMNKETIKQNIEAVIKKQGILDGSTRIFDDISIMGIELY
- the ccoS gene encoding cbb3-type cytochrome oxidase assembly protein CcoS — translated: MNILYLLIGVSLLAALIFLALFIWAVRSGQYDDTKTPAIRTLFEDDEPEAEKEKDEPVISKE
- a CDS encoding UDP-2,3-diacylglucosamine diphosphatase, whose translation is MKKIYFISDLHLGLYPAAKSREREKKVVRFLDSIRHEVEELYLVGDIFDFWHEHKRVVPKGFVRFLGKLAELSDAGVKIHYFSGNHDVWVYGYFTEELNIAIHHKPIVKEYSGKKFFIGHGDGLGPGDRAYKLLKWGFRNPFLQWCFARLHPNFSMWLGLSWSKRSRYSKGILAEAYKGPKKEFLLRFVGQELQKTRYDYFVFGHRHIPWDLQIGKSRVINLGDWIYSFTYAVFDGDSLELKQFEGDGANIRRQTEP
- a CDS encoding FixH family protein, with the translated sequence MRLNWGRAIVIFFVLFISLAIFFIVFALRQNNDLVTDDYYEQGANYTTQIKTNARSVIYSDSIQTARLEEFFLVFLSPTLVNQTDTLKLHFYYPNGKQHDFSVAIPNPDDTLKVATRRLTPGRCILKINWTMNQLEYYVEKPVFIE
- a CDS encoding sulfite exporter TauE/SafE family protein is translated as MEILLAGLALGLMGSFHCIGMCGPIALSIPLKGNSLFSKLSGSLLYHFGRTLTYGMLGALFGLIGQGFQMAGFQQWIAIAMGIVMILSVLIPSVFKALGGNKALPFSEVVRKGLGYLFSHPSSFSLLFIGMLNGLLPCGLVYLAIAGAIGTGSTLYGIVFMLLFGLGTIPMLAMVSMMGNFMGHALRNRLNKIVPYVVVMIGLLFILRGLSLGIPFLSPPAEKLNPDIHQQQNQTPETDSLGRRSCCGSN
- the tsaB gene encoding tRNA (adenosine(37)-N6)-threonylcarbamoyltransferase complex dimerization subunit type 1 TsaB, coding for MSKILCLDTATDICSVALLENDQCIAFRDSVNDRSHASQLAVYIDELLKESALKVSDLDAIAVSMGPGSYTGLRIGVSTAKGLCYGAGKPFIAVSTLQSMCFGIDHQLAPDVLSDEFYYCPMLDARRMEVYTAVYNHDHQEIKSVNAEIIDDDSFADLLEKKKMLFFGSGAEKTKVHLRHPNALFYDHFNHSARHMAPLAYARFIDNHFEDTAYFEPFYLKDFIATTPKNKVLG
- the ccoG gene encoding cytochrome c oxidase accessory protein CcoG encodes the protein MPKKTTEESSFRDRPINIDASGKRKWVYARQPKGKWYMRRTLVAWMVLVFLAIAPFIRIKGLPFMKFDIPQGEFYLFGNLLYTQDTYLLAIIMAIAVVSVVLFTVAFGRLFCGWLCPQNIFLEMVYRRIEYLFMGNYRKGKPKEPGKFKRLGMHLSFMLISVVFTNVFLMWFIGPEGLARLIQEPVQENLKGFSIMLGISAFYYWIYSNFREQVCTMICPYGRMQGVLLDSQSISVIYDYKRGEPRGAKNVGDCIDCSSCLAVCPTGIDIRNGTQLECIHCTACIDECNSVMKRIQKPYNLIRYDSVKGIETGKRSVFTTRTLAYAGVLFVLFIFLAFTVSRRTSLDVSLLRMPGSLYQQPDEQTVMNLYNLKLINKSENARNIEVKLLSPEGIVEVAGKPLLIESRGHVEAVLMVKINKATITGKNTDLRIGFFDNQELLETTTINFIGPTK
- the efp gene encoding elongation factor P, translating into MATTADIRNGLCMLFNNDLYTVVEFQHVKPGKGPAFVRTKLKNIKTGKVIDNTFSSGHKIDVQRVERRPYQFLYSDDMGYNFMHNETFEQITIEKSMINAPQFLKEGDQVEIVYHADNDTPLFAELLAHVALEVTYTEPGLRGDTASSTALKPATLETGAIVNVPLFVNMGDKIKVDTRDGSYVERVK
- a CDS encoding O-antigen ligase family protein is translated as MLPLIKQYKKELGLVLLSLAYLVVNMVFTYHGFLLLNLLPVALLLIYLAFVRLDIIYFIIIGFTPLSVPLLEFVRGTPIDFYMPTEPLLFGIMLIVIYRSVQQPFLDRRVLNHPVSLAILFNLFWLVFTTVTSSMPLVSLKYVLARIWFLTTFYLLAIYLFKDTRNIYRMLWAYVLPLLIVIGYAWSRHWIFGLRDREAAHWVMNPFYRDHTSYGAVLAMLLFPYIGINMVGNRSLLRKASITAVGLILFIALIFSYTRAAWISIFVSLFVWTVVKLRIKFKFLVLAGMFALFVAYLNQPVIIKMMERNEKESSENLAEHLQSVTNIATDESNLERINRWASAFRMFKERPVLGWGPGTYMFQYAPFQHSSQRTSISTNFGDGGNAHSEYIGPLAESGVLGTISFVLIIVAALVTAFSVYRKIEKKRIKGLVLAVTLGFITYLFHGLLNNFLDTDKASSLFWGYIAVFVSLDLYYLPKQQERKKIAETEA